A region from the Bacillota bacterium genome encodes:
- a CDS encoding BlaI/MecI/CopY family transcriptional regulator has product ELKVMRVLWAAKEALPMAAIRETLEKSSDWESSTIKTLLRRLCEKGAVSSTKKDVLYYSPLVSEKEYKEYRTERLIDRLYWGSAKNLVASLVEGDKLDKSDIEELRSLFKVGE; this is encoded by the coding sequence CGGAGCTTAAAGTAATGCGTGTGCTGTGGGCGGCCAAGGAAGCACTCCCTATGGCTGCCATAAGGGAGACCTTGGAGAAGTCTTCTGATTGGGAAAGCTCTACTATTAAGACGTTGCTGCGTCGCCTGTGTGAGAAAGGCGCAGTTTCGTCCACAAAAAAAGATGTGTTGTATTACTCACCGCTAGTGAGCGAAAAGGAATACAAAGAATATAGAACTGAGCGGCTCATTGACCGCCTGTACTGGGGTAGTGCGAAGAACTTGGTTGCTTCCTTGGTAGAGGGGGATAAACTGGATAAGAGCGATATTGAGGAACTGCGCTCTTTGTTCAAGGTAGGTGAATGA